The nucleotide window GAGGGACATGGTTTTAAAGATCAAGGCCGCCCTTAAGGCTAGGAGGGACATGCTAATAATAGCGAGGACTGATTCTAAGGCTATAAACGGCTTAGACGACGCGATAAACAGGGCCAAGCTCTACTTAGAAGCCGGTGCTGATGTAATTTTCCCAGAGGCACTGGAAAGCAAAGAGGAATTTGCTAAGTTCTCAAAAGAAGTCAGGGCCCCTTTGTTAGCTAATATGACGGAGTTTGGAAAGACGCCTTTTATAACGGCCGAAGAATTCAGGGATTTAGGTTACAAGTATGTCATCTTCCCAGTAACTATCTTCCGCGTAGCTGCCAAGGCTATGAAGGAAGCCCTTGAAGTCCTCCTTAAAGAGGGTACGCAGAAAAACTTACTGGACAAAATGATGACACGAAAAGAGCAGTACGAAGTCATCAATTATTACTTCTATGAGAACCTCGATAAAACACTTTCAAACGACAGTTAAAGCATTTTGCAATGTCACTTCTAACCTCTTTTTTCGTCATACCATAAAAGATCTTAAACTTGCCTAGGAAATTCGCTAGAAATCCTATAATGACCTTGCCCCTTATCATTTTACAATGAACTCATTTCTATAGGCTCCCTCATTTAGCACTTAGTAGCTCTTTTCCCTTTTTTGAATATTTTTCTTTAAAAGACTTATTATTGAATTTTTTCTTCTTTAAACCTATTTTAATATTTTTCTTTCATAACTAATTTGAGAAAGATTTATAGTTTACAAATTCGATATAAGTATTTATGAGTGGGATTAAAGTCAAGAGTTTAATTACAAGACCCCCAATCAAGGTCTCAAAAGGGACAAGGACGTTAGACGCCGTAAAATTAATGGCACAGAACAACGTGGGTTCCGTATTGATCATGGACGGTGAAAAAGCAGTGGGTATATTTACCGAGAGGGATTTGTTAAAGGCAGTAGCGAAGGGCGAAGACTTGAACAAGCCCGTCGAAGAGCTGGGGACTCAGGGAAAATTATTTACCGTTAAGGAGGACGACCCCGTTGGTAAGGCAGCTTTACTAATGCACCAACATAACATCAGACACCTAGTAGTTCTTGACGGCCTAGATAAAGTCATTGGCGTTATTTCTATACGCGATATAATAAGTGAAAGGCACTTACTTTCTGCTTTATCCACTAAGCCTGAAGAAGAATGGTTAGGAGGTGACTGAAGTGTCACAGATAAGTAGGGGGTTGGAGGACGTATTAATAAAGACCACGTCCTTGACTTTTATTGACGGTATACACGGAGTTTTACGCTATAGGGGGTACGATATAAACGACTTGGTGGAGCACTCTTCTTATGAAGAGCTCATATACCTTATGCTATACGGTGAACTACCTTCTCAAAAACAACTGAGCGAACTAAAAGCTAAGATAAATGAAAGCTATGATGTACCGGAGCAAGTAATTAACATAATATACTCCTTACCTAGAAACTGTGATGTTATCGGTATAATGGAGAGTGCATTCGGTATAATGGCATCTATTTACAACCCAAAATGGGACAGGACAAAAGACCGTGATGTAGCCATTGGGATAATAGCTAAAACCGCCACAGTTACGGCTAACGCTTTTAGGGCTAAGGAAGGGCTAAAGCCCAAGATACCCAGGCCTTCCAGTAGTTATAGCAGGAGTTTCTTGGAGGCGTCATTCGACAAGGAGGTCAGCGATATAGAAGCAAAAGTCATGGACTCTGCACTAATCTTATACACAGACCACGAAGTCCCAGCTTCAACTACGGCAGGGTTAGTGGCGTCCTCTACGCTCTCGGACATGTACTCGTGCATCGTAGCGGCTTTAGCTGCCCTCAAGGGCCCCTTACATGGAGGAGCCGCTGAAGAGGCATTTAAACAGTTCGTTGAGATAGGTTCACCAGAGAAAG belongs to Stygiolobus caldivivus and includes:
- the gltA gene encoding citrate synthase; this encodes MSQISRGLEDVLIKTTSLTFIDGIHGVLRYRGYDINDLVEHSSYEELIYLMLYGELPSQKQLSELKAKINESYDVPEQVINIIYSLPRNCDVIGIMESAFGIMASIYNPKWDRTKDRDVAIGIIAKTATVTANAFRAKEGLKPKIPRPSSSYSRSFLEASFDKEVSDIEAKVMDSALILYTDHEVPASTTAGLVASSTLSDMYSCIVAALAALKGPLHGGAAEEAFKQFVEIGSPEKVEEWFKTNIIEGKKRLMGFGHRVYKTYDPRAKIFKRLADELTKNNKEGRRYFEIAERLEKLGVDTFSPKGIYPNTDFYSGIVFYSLGFPIYMYTALFALARTLGWLAHFIEYVEEQHRLIRPRALYIGPEYKEYVPIDKR
- a CDS encoding CBS domain-containing protein codes for the protein MSGIKVKSLITRPPIKVSKGTRTLDAVKLMAQNNVGSVLIMDGEKAVGIFTERDLLKAVAKGEDLNKPVEELGTQGKLFTVKEDDPVGKAALLMHQHNIRHLVVLDGLDKVIGVISIRDIISERHLLSALSTKPEEEWLGGD
- the prpB gene encoding methylisocitrate lyase, translated to MSEVLRKSDFLVIPGVFNPFTALLAEKVGFKAVYLSGGALTSSLGLPDLGMITLDELAWMVRRIREVTDLPIIVDADTGFGEAINVYRTVRVLEKAGANAIQIEDQVLPKKCGHLEGKEVITPRDMVLKIKAALKARRDMLIIARTDSKAINGLDDAINRAKLYLEAGADVIFPEALESKEEFAKFSKEVRAPLLANMTEFGKTPFITAEEFRDLGYKYVIFPVTIFRVAAKAMKEALEVLLKEGTQKNLLDKMMTRKEQYEVINYYFYENLDKTLSNDS